Genomic segment of Candidatus Chlorohelix allophototropha:
TTCCGGTGAAACTGTAGCGTGTTACCGGGTAGAGCGCATAAGGCAGGTTTGCAGTGAGCATGCGCCTGTAGCCGACTTGTGCTGCGGGATTGGCGGAGATGCGCTAGTACTGGCACAATATTTCAAGGTAACCGGAGTAGATTTGGAAGAAACGCGCCTGACGTTGGCAGAAGCTAATTGTGCTGCCAACGGGGTTAGTGCCACATTCAAAATAGCAAATGTAAAGAGCTTTGAGGTTGCTGGCTTTGAAGCGCTTTTCTTCGACCCGGGGCGGAGAGTGAATGGCAAGCGGCTTTTCTCGGTGGAGCAGTATTTACCGCCGCTTTCGACCATCCGAGAATGGCTTAAAAAAGTGCCGGAAATTGCAGTGAAAATTTCGCCGGGAGTGGATTACAGCGAATTGTCGGGATACGATTGCGAAATCGAGATTATCTCCGAAAACAGCGATGTAAAAGAAGCGGTGTTATGGTTTGGGAAATTTCGCCAAACTACTCGCCGCGCTACCCTGTTACCTAGCAGGCATACCCTCACTTTCCAACCGGATAAGCCAGAAATAGCTTGTGGTGAACCACTCGCTTATTTATACGAACCCGATGGCGCAGTGATACGCGCAGGGTTGGTAGAAGAACTTGCTTTGCTTTTAGGCGGCTCTACCCGCAAAATTGACCAAGATATTGCCTATTTAACCTCGAACGAAGCAATCGAAACCCCTTTCGCACGCCGCTTCCCGGTGCTGGAATACCTGCCCTGGAACTTGAAGAAACTGAATCGACGCTTACAAGAGCTTGACACCGGAAAGGTGGTAGTGAAAAAGCGCGGTTCGCCGATTGATCCTCAATTCCTCGAACATGCCTTGAGCTTGAAAGGCACGCGAGAGCTAACAATTGTGCTTACCAAAGTTATGGGAAAACCTTGTGCATTAATCTGCAATTAGTACTTTCTGGTGGTATGATTTAAAAAACCAACCATTAAGTACTAGGACTCCCGGTACATTCTCCCTTGTAAATTTTATATACTAATTGTTACAATAGAAGTGTAATGATTTTACATAGTGACAATATAAATTTCTACTGGGGTTGTATTTTATTCATCCGGTTTGCCTGAACAAATTTTATGGCGTTCTTCTTACATGTTAAACGCTCAGTTTAGTTTTGGTTACTAGCCGGATATATTGGAAATAATGTCTGCACTTTGACCCTTAACATACCCAACACAGAAGTGAGTCCGGCCACACCGGACTCATTTTCTTTCATAAAGAAATATCCTAAAACGCCGAGTATTTCGTTGGGATTTTCGGTGCATAATACAACTTATATAGCTATAATTGGAAGGGATTTAATCTTTTAATATAGATTAGTATTCCCGGTTGAACGGGTTTGCGGAAGGAAAAGCAAATAGTGCAAGCTAAAGTAGCGATGCTTCATTACACTTGCCCTCCGGTGGTAGGTGGGGTAGAGGCAGTAATGGCAGCGCATGCAAGGTTGTTTGCAGCACGCGGCTATCCCGTCACTATGCTGGCAGGGCGCGGGTCTGACAATCAATTCTCCTCTCCGGGTGTACAAACCAGCATCGAATCACTCTTTGACAGCAAAAATGAGAGACTTCTCCAGATAAACCGCGCATTGGACAAAGGCGAAGTTCCCCCCGATTTTGAAGTGTATGCCCGTGAAGTGTATCTTCGTTTGGCAGAATTATTGGAAGGCTTCGATTTCTGTATTGTCCACAACGCCTTCACCATGCACAAAAACCTGCCGCTTAGTGTAGCCTTGGTCAAGGCAGCCGAAAACCTCAAGGTGAGTTTTATCGGCTGGACTCATGATCTCGCATGGGCAGACCCGCTATATAAAAATGTTCTTTATGATAGATACCCTTGGAATCTGTTAAAACAGCCCGTAGCGCAGGTCAAATATGTAACAGTCTCGCCACAGCGACAGCAAAGCTTGTGCGAAATTTTTATGCCAGCATTAACGCCTGACCAAGTATCGGTAGTGCCTAACGGGATTGGGTTGGAAGATTTTCTGGCGATTGGAAAAGAAACCCGCGAACTGCTTGAGCAGACCGGAATAAGCGCAGCAAGGCGTGAAGGGGCGCTTTTATTATTGTTACCTTCGCGCATAACCCGCCGCAAAAACATTGAAACGGCTATAATGGTTACGGTGAGGCTAAAAGAACTCGGTCAAAACCCGCGCCTGATTGTTACCGGACCACCGGGACCGCATAACATACGCAATGATGAGTATGTGCGCGAATTATTTGAGCTGCGAGATAAGGAAGGTATCAGGGATGAAACAATTTTTCTGGTAGAAAGTTGGCAGGATGAGGAGAAGAAACCCCGACCTGTAAGCGACAGCGTAGTGACGGATCTTTATCGGTATTGCGATGCACTATTGTTTCCAAGTGCGCAGGAGGGTTTTGGCATTCCTATTCTGGAAGCGGCACTGGCAAGACTCCCGATTTTTTGTAGCGATATTCCGCCGCTTCGCCAATTGGTGGGCAATTATGCTACCTGTTTCGCCCCGGATGAAGAGCCGGAAATAATCGCCGGAAAGCTAATCGAAGCGTTGGATCAAAACCCAGCTTATCGGCTTAGACGTGAAACAATATTGAATTTTAGTTGGGATGGTATTTTCGAGCGGCAAATTGCGCCGCTTTTACGGTGATAAAAATGATTTCAAATTTACAGATAAATACAAACAAGAGTGATATAAATAACGAAAAATATCATGTGCTGTTGGGGCTGGAGGAACGGGTAGAAGCCAGCGAAGCTGACCGTACTGAGATGAGAAAGCTTTTCTGGGCAAGTTTGGAAATGGCGGTTGGTCTGAAGGCAAGCACTATCACTTTGTTGGGGTTAGTACCAATCCCGGAGGGGCAAAGCCTTAGCGAAGGGGCGCTACCCGCCCAGCATCAACGCACTTTGCTGGATGAAATAGTAGGTGAAGTTACTGCCGGATATAACCCTACTGATTTGCCTGAATTACGAACGGTAGTGCGGGTGTGCGCTGCTAACACACTGGCGCAAGAATTAAATGATGTGATTCTGGAAGGACAAGTAAACCTGCTATTGCTTGGCTCAAGCTGGTTTGAAAGCGATATAACAGGTGCTTCCGGTCGCTCACCGCTTGAAGATATTCTGCGTCGCCCCTTGTGTGATTTAGCTGTAATCGGCCCGGGGGTAGATATAAGCAATAGCCGCAATATGTTGTTGGCTGCCCGCGGTGGGCCTTTTGCGGAATTGGCGTTAAGACTGGCATCTGGTATTGCCGAGCGCAATGACGGGAACATAACCTTGCTGCATGTTTCAAGATACACGCAGGAAGGGGATGAAGGCTACTTGGATGAGGAATTGGAAGAGTCGGCATATGCGGTATTAGGACGAGGCAACCGCAATTACAACCGTATCAGACGTAAGCAAGTTGCCAGCCAAAATGTGCAGGAAGCGATCGTACAGGAAGCAAAAAATCACGACCTGATTTTGCTAGGTGCAACTGCTACCCTAACACCTGCCCGTACTGAAGCAATGCTTCAAAATCCTTTTGGTCCCGTTGCGCGTGCGGTACTGTCTCAAAACGAACAAGAATCACACAAACCCGGCGTAATAGTGGTCAGAGCGGGTGCGCCGCGAGATTTCTACTTTGCGCGGCTTCAGCGTCGGAAACAGCAATTCGAGGCACGCAGCTCTAGCGACGAATTTGTGTCGGAACTGGTAGATAAATGGTTCGCCGAAAATACCTTTGATGCTGAAGAATTCGAAGATGTAGAGCGATTGGTAGCCGCAAAGAAAGCGCAAGGCTTAACCATCAGTCTCGGCTTACCCGCTTTAAACGAAGAAGCTACAATCGGGGATGTGATTAATGCTATCAAGGATGAACTACTGGTACGCCACAAACTGCTGGACGAAATTGTAGTGATAGATAGCGATAGCACCGATCGCACCCGTGAAATTGCCGCCGAACTAGGTATCCCGGTTTACATCCATCAGCAAATTCTGCCAACGCAGGGTTTAAGACGCGGCAAGGGAGAAGCCCTCTGGAAAAGCCTTTATCAGTTGAAAGGCGATATTATCGCGTGGGTTGATACCGACGTTACCAATATGCATCCGCGCTTTATCTATGGGTTGGTTGGACCACTGCTGAAAGAAGCGCGTTTGCAATATGTCAAAGGCTATTACCGCCGCCCAATTCAGGTAGGCGACATAATGCACGAGACGGGCGGTGGGCGTGTAACCGAACTAACGGTGCGACCTCTCTTTAACCTGTTCTTCCCCGAACTGAGTGGTATTATCCAACCGCTTTCGGGAGAATACGCAGGCAGACGCACATGCCTTGAGCAATTACCATTCTTCACCGGATACGGAGTAGAAACCGGACATCTGGTTGATATTTTAGATCGATTCGGGCTGGCTACCATTGGACAGGTCAATCTGAAAGAGCGTCGCCACCGCAACCAAGATTTGGGCGCACTCAGCCAAATGGCTTTTGCTATAACGCAAGTGATTGTGAATCGTTTGGAAGAGCGCGACAAATTGCAATTGACCAATGATGTGAATCGCACCATGAAGCTGATTAACCTTAGTCCGCAAGGTTTACGGCTAGATTTGCGCCACATCGAAGATCGCGAGCGACCGCCTATGCTGGAAGTACCCGAATATCGTCTCAAGCACCGGGAACGTCTTAGCCATACCTAAAGGGCAGAGGCAAGTTCGGAAAGGGGATGTAGCTGGAAAGCCCTGCCGAGGTCGAAGGGTTATCCCCTGAACTCACGCTCTCTCCTCTGGTCAGTGCAACAGGTTATTGCCTTAAATGGGTTCTTGCAACTGCCCTGCTAAAAGGAACCGTCAGCTTCACAAGACGTTATAACTATATGGTACTATGTTGTATGTAAGTAATACAGTTTTATCTTTTCCAGAGAGACATACTACAGGAAGATTGATGACTTTCAAATTCAAGGTGATACTACTAGCATTAATTTCATTATTGCTGGCAGTCGGCTTTTTTAACTTGATCCAGCATACCACCACTGCTCAGGCACAGACTACAACCCCTTTAACCGCGATGTTACGTTGGGGCTATTACGTAAAAACTCCTGTATCGCTTGAGTCGGTTCGCAGCAATATCGGTTCGCTCAATATCATTTCGCCGGTTTATTTTAACTTGCGCCCAGACGGTTCTCTAATAGGTACAGATCAAGCGGAAGTAACCAATTTGGCAAAAAGTAAGGGCGTGCGGGTGATACCGACCATCCAAAACAGCGCCACTGTACTGGATGATTTTACCAAAGTGATCAATGACCCGACGCAAGTCAAACGTATTATCGACCAAATCGAAGGGTTGGTAAATACCAATGGCTATGATGGTATCCATATAGATTTTGAAAATCTCAATGCCACCGACCGACCGCAGTTCACCAATTTTATGGGACAACTTTATGCGCGTCTCAAGGCAAAGAACAAACTCACAACCGCGGCACTGGTTTCCAAAACACGCGATACTACTACCGGCTTCGGCGGGGTATATGATTATGCGGCGCTTGCACCCTATCTGGATTTAGCCGTTATCATGGTTTACGACTATCATTACCGAGGTGGTTCAGATGGGCCGGTTGCGCCAATAAACTGGTCAAGTTCGGTAGTGGCGTTTGCTTCCAGCCAACTAGGTCCGGGTAAGGTTATGTTGGGCGTGCCATTTTATGGCTACGATTGGAATGTCAGCAAGGGTGGTTTTGCCACCGCACGGAGCTTTGACGACACTCAAGATACCATACGCAAATTTAAGGGCACAACCGGATATGACGAAACGGTGCAAGAAGCCTTCGCAGATTATAGCGACAACGGAGAGGCGCACCGCATCTGGTTCCAGAACCCACGCTCATTACAAGCCAAGCTCGATTTGATGAAGAAAAATAATTTAGCCGGTTTTGCAGCATGGCGACTCGGTCAGGAAGGAGCAAGCTTCTGGCCTGTAGTTCGCAATTTCACCTTACCTACAAACCCCATTGCGGCTTTCGCTAGCAAACCCGACAGAACTTATTTCGCACAGACCGGACATAGCCTAAGTGGGCAGTTCAAAATTTACTGGGACAAAAACGGCGGGCTGGCGCAGTTTGGATATCCTTGGACTGAGGAATTTCTCGAACGCAATCCTTCGGATGGAAAAGATTACGTGGTACAATATTTTGAGCGCGCGCGTTTCGAATATCACCCAGATTTGAAAGGTACCCCCTTCGAGGTACAGCTAGGCTTATTAGGAAGACAAGTAACCACAGGGCGCTCGGAAGAAGCGCCCTTTAAGGCTTTAGCACCTTTCCAGAGCAGAGCAGATGTGTGGTATATACCAGAAACAGGGCACAGCCTGAGCTACGGCTTTCTACAATACTGGCTGAAAAACGGGGGGCTGGCAATTTATGGCTACCCAATCAGCGAGGAATTTCAGGAAATTAGCCCTACCGATGGGAAAACCTACACGGTGCAATATTTCGAGCGCAACCGCTTCGAGTACCATCCTGAAAATAAAGGGACTCGCTACGAAGTATTGCTGGGCTTGCTCGGCAATCAAATTATGAAAGATTACGGCTGGTTACGCGCTGAAACTTAGAAGATTTCAGCAAGCGTTACAGCTTTAAGCAGGGCGTAGCTTCTAAAAAGAAACTGCTACGCTTTTAAATTTTTTATATGGCTGAAAAAAAAGCAACCAAACAAAACCGAGAAGAGAATGAAAGCACAGAAAGTCGGCTTGTACTTAACGCGACTCTGGAAGAACTTGATTTCGAAAAAATAGATGCTTACCTGCACACGCTAGATGAACAAGGCGGAGTGCCCTCCCGACTGAGCCGCAGCGAAAGGCTTCTAGAGTTGGGAATGATCAGCGAGGAAAAC
This window contains:
- a CDS encoding THUMP-like domain-containing protein; its protein translation is MVAQEMNPEIAHFLVSEKGRAALSSLELEELNENNRLAVLMRLRKSYAPELAGALIEQALLRRKATRAGKFGKAAEMFFTPEGLEQASGETVACYRVERIRQVCSEHAPVADLCCGIGGDALVLAQYFKVTGVDLEETRLTLAEANCAANGVSATFKIANVKSFEVAGFEALFFDPGRRVNGKRLFSVEQYLPPLSTIREWLKKVPEIAVKISPGVDYSELSGYDCEIEIISENSDVKEAVLWFGKFRQTTRRATLLPSRHTLTFQPDKPEIACGEPLAYLYEPDGAVIRAGLVEELALLLGGSTRKIDQDIAYLTSNEAIETPFARRFPVLEYLPWNLKKLNRRLQELDTGKVVVKKRGSPIDPQFLEHALSLKGTRELTIVLTKVMGKPCALICN
- a CDS encoding glycosyltransferase family 4 protein, producing the protein MQAKVAMLHYTCPPVVGGVEAVMAAHARLFAARGYPVTMLAGRGSDNQFSSPGVQTSIESLFDSKNERLLQINRALDKGEVPPDFEVYAREVYLRLAELLEGFDFCIVHNAFTMHKNLPLSVALVKAAENLKVSFIGWTHDLAWADPLYKNVLYDRYPWNLLKQPVAQVKYVTVSPQRQQSLCEIFMPALTPDQVSVVPNGIGLEDFLAIGKETRELLEQTGISAARREGALLLLLPSRITRRKNIETAIMVTVRLKELGQNPRLIVTGPPGPHNIRNDEYVRELFELRDKEGIRDETIFLVESWQDEEKKPRPVSDSVVTDLYRYCDALLFPSAQEGFGIPILEAALARLPIFCSDIPPLRQLVGNYATCFAPDEEPEIIAGKLIEALDQNPAYRLRRETILNFSWDGIFERQIAPLLR
- a CDS encoding glucosyl-3-phosphoglycerate synthase; translation: MISNLQINTNKSDINNEKYHVLLGLEERVEASEADRTEMRKLFWASLEMAVGLKASTITLLGLVPIPEGQSLSEGALPAQHQRTLLDEIVGEVTAGYNPTDLPELRTVVRVCAANTLAQELNDVILEGQVNLLLLGSSWFESDITGASGRSPLEDILRRPLCDLAVIGPGVDISNSRNMLLAARGGPFAELALRLASGIAERNDGNITLLHVSRYTQEGDEGYLDEELEESAYAVLGRGNRNYNRIRRKQVASQNVQEAIVQEAKNHDLILLGATATLTPARTEAMLQNPFGPVARAVLSQNEQESHKPGVIVVRAGAPRDFYFARLQRRKQQFEARSSSDEFVSELVDKWFAENTFDAEEFEDVERLVAAKKAQGLTISLGLPALNEEATIGDVINAIKDELLVRHKLLDEIVVIDSDSTDRTREIAAELGIPVYIHQQILPTQGLRRGKGEALWKSLYQLKGDIIAWVDTDVTNMHPRFIYGLVGPLLKEARLQYVKGYYRRPIQVGDIMHETGGGRVTELTVRPLFNLFFPELSGIIQPLSGEYAGRRTCLEQLPFFTGYGVETGHLVDILDRFGLATIGQVNLKERRHRNQDLGALSQMAFAITQVIVNRLEERDKLQLTNDVNRTMKLINLSPQGLRLDLRHIEDRERPPMLEVPEYRLKHRERLSHT
- a CDS encoding glycosyl hydrolase family 18 protein, with the translated sequence MTFKFKVILLALISLLLAVGFFNLIQHTTTAQAQTTTPLTAMLRWGYYVKTPVSLESVRSNIGSLNIISPVYFNLRPDGSLIGTDQAEVTNLAKSKGVRVIPTIQNSATVLDDFTKVINDPTQVKRIIDQIEGLVNTNGYDGIHIDFENLNATDRPQFTNFMGQLYARLKAKNKLTTAALVSKTRDTTTGFGGVYDYAALAPYLDLAVIMVYDYHYRGGSDGPVAPINWSSSVVAFASSQLGPGKVMLGVPFYGYDWNVSKGGFATARSFDDTQDTIRKFKGTTGYDETVQEAFADYSDNGEAHRIWFQNPRSLQAKLDLMKKNNLAGFAAWRLGQEGASFWPVVRNFTLPTNPIAAFASKPDRTYFAQTGHSLSGQFKIYWDKNGGLAQFGYPWTEEFLERNPSDGKDYVVQYFERARFEYHPDLKGTPFEVQLGLLGRQVTTGRSEEAPFKALAPFQSRADVWYIPETGHSLSYGFLQYWLKNGGLAIYGYPISEEFQEISPTDGKTYTVQYFERNRFEYHPENKGTRYEVLLGLLGNQIMKDYGWLRAET